Proteins from a genomic interval of Kitasatospora herbaricolor:
- the fxsA gene encoding FxsA family membrane protein, with protein MTQQATPARPAPRGRIRRVLPLLITAWLVLEIWLLVQVGSAIGGFAVVLLLLAGVLLGGWLIKRAGLKALSAAFEQSRDPKPRQAQTGTSLTVLAGLLLIVPGFLSDLLAVTLLLPPTRALWRAAGRKAAGAALRRSPLAGTDPFADAVRLQEQLRIHRPDGKIVQGEVVDPAQGPRGPETGYRPPITG; from the coding sequence GTGACCCAGCAAGCTACCCCCGCCCGCCCGGCCCCCCGGGGCAGAATCCGGCGGGTGCTGCCGCTGCTGATCACCGCCTGGCTGGTCCTGGAGATCTGGCTGCTGGTCCAGGTCGGTTCCGCGATCGGCGGCTTCGCGGTCGTGCTGCTGCTCCTGGCCGGCGTCCTGCTCGGCGGCTGGCTGATCAAGCGGGCCGGTCTGAAGGCCCTCTCGGCGGCCTTCGAGCAGAGCCGTGACCCCAAGCCCCGGCAGGCTCAGACCGGCACCAGCCTGACCGTCCTGGCCGGCCTGCTGCTGATCGTCCCGGGCTTCCTCTCCGATCTGCTGGCCGTGACCCTGCTGCTGCCGCCCACCCGTGCGCTCTGGCGGGCGGCCGGGCGCAAGGCGGCCGGCGCCGCGCTGCGCCGCTCCCCGCTGGCCGGCACGGATCCGTTCGCGGACGCCGTGCGGCTCCAGGAGCAGCTGAGGATCCACCGCCCGGACGGCAAGATCGTCCAGGGCGAGGTGGTCGACCCGGCCCAGGGCCCGCGCGGCCCCGAGACCGGCTACCGCCCGCCGATCACCGGCTGA
- a CDS encoding acyl-CoA dehydrogenase family protein produces MSPAPAKPVDRQLPSDEARELLSLTRDLVQRELAPRAAGDEAADRFPREVFRTLGEAGLLSLPYGEEHGGGDQPYEVYLQVLEELAAGWLAVGLGVSVHTLSCHALATFGTDEQRAAWLPAMLGGEQLGAYCLSEPQSGSDAAALRTRAELDGEQYVVSGTKAWITHGGQADFYSALVRTGEDGPRGISCLLVPAGSAGLSAAPPEHKMGMRSSPTAQVHFDGVRVGRERLIGTEGQGFQIALSALDSGRLGIAACAIGVGQAALDLAVDYAGSRRQFGRRIADFQGLSFMLADMATQLEAGRSLYLAAARRRDAGLSFSKEAAMAKLFCTDAAMRVTTDAVQVLGGYGYTQDFPAERYMREAKVLQIVEGTNQIQRLVIGRHLTGG; encoded by the coding sequence ATGAGCCCCGCACCCGCGAAACCTGTGGACCGCCAGCTCCCCAGCGACGAGGCCCGAGAGCTCCTGAGCCTCACCCGGGACCTGGTCCAGCGCGAGCTCGCCCCGCGCGCAGCCGGGGACGAGGCGGCCGACCGCTTCCCCCGCGAGGTCTTCCGCACGCTCGGTGAGGCGGGCCTGCTCTCCCTCCCGTACGGCGAGGAGCACGGCGGTGGCGACCAGCCCTACGAGGTCTACCTGCAGGTCCTGGAGGAGCTCGCGGCTGGCTGGCTGGCCGTGGGCCTCGGCGTCAGCGTCCACACCCTCTCCTGCCACGCCCTGGCCACCTTCGGCACCGACGAGCAGCGCGCCGCCTGGCTGCCCGCGATGCTCGGCGGCGAGCAGCTGGGCGCCTACTGCCTCTCCGAGCCGCAGTCCGGCTCCGACGCCGCCGCCCTGCGCACCCGCGCGGAGCTCGACGGCGAGCAGTACGTGGTCAGCGGCACCAAGGCGTGGATCACCCACGGCGGCCAGGCCGACTTCTACAGCGCCCTGGTGCGCACCGGTGAGGACGGCCCGCGCGGCATAAGCTGCCTGCTCGTCCCGGCCGGCAGCGCGGGCCTGTCCGCGGCGCCGCCCGAGCACAAGATGGGCATGCGCTCCTCGCCCACCGCCCAGGTGCACTTCGACGGTGTGCGGGTCGGCCGCGAGCGCCTGATCGGCACCGAGGGCCAGGGCTTCCAGATCGCGCTCTCCGCGCTGGACTCCGGACGCCTCGGCATCGCCGCCTGTGCGATCGGCGTCGGCCAGGCCGCCCTCGACCTCGCCGTCGACTACGCCGGCAGCCGCCGCCAGTTCGGCCGGCGGATCGCCGACTTCCAGGGTCTGTCGTTCATGCTGGCCGACATGGCCACCCAGCTGGAGGCCGGCCGCTCGCTCTACCTCGCCGCCGCACGGCGCCGCGACGCCGGGCTCTCCTTCTCCAAGGAGGCGGCGATGGCCAAGCTGTTCTGCACCGACGCCGCGATGCGGGTCACCACCGACGCCGTCCAGGTGCTCGGCGGGTACGGGTACACCCAGGACTTCCCGGCCGAGCGGTACATGCGCGAGGCCAAGGTGCTGCAGATCGTCGAAGGCACCAACCAGATCCAGCGCCTGGTGATCGGCCGCCACCTCACCGGCGGCTGA
- a CDS encoding Lrp/AsnC family transcriptional regulator: MEDLDQRIVQLLLEDGRMSYTDLGKATGLSTSAVHQRVRRLEQRGVIRGYTAIIDPDAVDLALTAFISVKPFDPSAPDDTPDRLAGLPEIEACHSVAGDENYILKVRVGAPGDLEDLLARIRSAAGVSTRTTVVLSTPYEARPPKL, encoded by the coding sequence GTGGAGGATCTCGACCAGCGCATCGTTCAGCTGCTCCTTGAGGACGGCCGGATGAGCTACACGGACCTGGGCAAGGCCACCGGCCTGTCCACCTCGGCGGTGCACCAACGCGTGCGTCGCCTGGAGCAGCGCGGGGTGATCCGCGGGTACACCGCGATCATCGACCCCGACGCCGTCGACCTCGCGCTGACCGCGTTCATCTCGGTCAAGCCCTTCGACCCGAGCGCCCCGGACGACACGCCGGACCGCCTGGCCGGGCTGCCCGAGATCGAGGCCTGCCACAGCGTCGCGGGGGACGAGAACTACATCCTCAAGGTGCGCGTCGGGGCCCCCGGCGACCTGGAGGACCTGCTCGCCCGGATCCGCAGCGCGGCGGGCGTCTCCACCCGGACGACCGTCGTCCTCTCCACCCCGTACGAAGCGCGCCCCCCGAAGCTCTGA
- the lnt gene encoding apolipoprotein N-acyltransferase — protein MALPVTQERSASGPAPEEPASAPAAGRGARALAKVRAGLPRTGLAVLLGLLLGAAFPPYDLWPLSILAVAGLSLLTRGRTARQGAWTGFAFGLPFFVLLLKWLTVIGTDAMIGLSVVEALFVAALGAGLAVTSRLPGWPLWTACLWVTQEWARDRLPLGGFPWGRLAFANTATPFTPLAALGGAPLVTFAVALCGALLAWAALRLRGPLRSPRAAALAALGAVAAVLAGYAVPVPTAADDTLKVAIIQGNVPNPGMDFLGRPMQVLNNHAEATEKLAADIAAGRRERPDVVIWPENASDLDPFSDPLAYRRIDQAVKAVGVPTLIGTLVDGPDAQHVQNEGIVWDPKTGPGASYTKQHPVPFGEYVPFRAELSKIITRLDRVARDFWPGTSTGVMQLGPARIGDVICFEVAYDEIVRDTVNQGARVLVVQTNNATYALSGQPDQQLAMSRLRAVEHGRAVLIAATSGISGVIAPDGSVVTRTDELTAAEIAATVPLRDGRTVADRLGAVPEWTLAVAGLLACGAAVGAGLRRRRGGRPVGGTPAGDDTLNPVVP, from the coding sequence GTGGCACTGCCCGTCACGCAGGAGCGGTCGGCATCCGGGCCCGCGCCCGAGGAGCCCGCCTCGGCCCCCGCGGCCGGCCGGGGCGCCCGCGCCCTCGCCAAGGTCCGCGCCGGCCTGCCCCGGACGGGCCTGGCCGTCCTGCTCGGCCTGCTGCTCGGCGCGGCGTTCCCCCCGTACGACCTGTGGCCGCTGTCGATCCTGGCGGTGGCCGGGCTCTCGCTGCTGACCCGCGGCCGGACCGCCCGGCAGGGCGCCTGGACGGGCTTCGCCTTCGGCCTGCCGTTCTTCGTGCTGCTGCTGAAGTGGCTGACGGTGATCGGGACGGACGCCATGATCGGCCTGTCGGTGGTCGAGGCGCTGTTCGTCGCCGCGCTCGGCGCCGGCCTCGCCGTCACCTCCCGGCTGCCCGGCTGGCCGCTCTGGACGGCCTGCCTCTGGGTCACCCAGGAATGGGCCCGCGACCGGCTCCCGCTCGGCGGGTTCCCCTGGGGCCGGCTGGCCTTCGCCAACACCGCGACGCCCTTCACCCCGCTCGCCGCGCTCGGCGGCGCCCCGCTGGTGACCTTCGCGGTCGCCCTCTGCGGCGCCCTGCTGGCCTGGGCGGCGCTGCGCCTGCGCGGCCCGCTCAGGTCCCCCCGGGCCGCCGCCCTGGCGGCACTGGGAGCCGTCGCCGCCGTCCTCGCCGGGTACGCCGTGCCGGTGCCGACCGCGGCCGACGACACCCTCAAGGTCGCCATCATCCAGGGCAACGTGCCCAACCCCGGGATGGACTTCCTCGGCCGCCCGATGCAGGTGCTCAACAACCACGCGGAGGCCACCGAGAAGCTGGCCGCCGACATCGCGGCCGGCCGCCGGGAGCGCCCCGACGTGGTGATCTGGCCGGAGAACGCCTCCGACCTGGACCCGTTCAGCGACCCGCTGGCCTACCGGCGGATCGACCAGGCGGTGAAGGCCGTCGGCGTCCCCACCCTGATCGGCACCCTGGTCGACGGCCCGGACGCGCAGCACGTCCAGAACGAGGGCATCGTCTGGGACCCGAAGACCGGCCCCGGCGCCTCGTACACCAAGCAGCACCCGGTGCCGTTCGGCGAGTACGTGCCGTTCCGCGCCGAACTCTCGAAGATCATCACCCGGCTGGACCGGGTCGCCCGCGACTTCTGGCCCGGTACCTCCACCGGCGTGATGCAGCTCGGCCCGGCCCGGATCGGCGACGTGATCTGCTTCGAGGTCGCCTACGACGAGATCGTCCGCGACACCGTCAACCAGGGCGCGCGGGTCCTGGTGGTGCAGACCAACAACGCCACCTACGCGCTCAGCGGCCAGCCCGACCAGCAGCTGGCGATGTCCCGCCTGCGCGCCGTCGAGCACGGCCGGGCCGTGCTGATCGCCGCCACCAGCGGCATCAGCGGCGTGATCGCCCCGGACGGCTCGGTGGTCACCCGCACCGACGAGCTGACCGCCGCCGAGATCGCCGCGACCGTGCCGCTGCGCGACGGGCGGACGGTGGCCGACCGGCTCGGTGCCGTCCCGGAGTGGACGCTCGCCGTCGCCGGACTGCTGGCCTGCGGCGCCGCGGTCGGTGCCGGCCTGCGCCGCCGGCGCGGCGGACGGCCCGTCGGCGGAACACCCGCCGGGGACGACACGTTGAACCCGGTGGTGCCGTAA
- a CDS encoding amidohydrolase, translated as MTERTSRTVLLRGGSVYSPADPFATAMLVEGEHIAWVGSDGAAEAYADVADEIVELDGALVTPAFVDAHVHATSAGLALTGLDLTGCPSLGEALERIAGFARTAGPAGGPAGVLIGHGWDETGWAEGRPPTLAELDAAAGGAALYLSRTDVHSGLASTALRALTPGLDALPGHSADGPLTRDAHHAVRRAALAHLTPEQRRDAQRATLTRAAALGIGSLHECAGPDISSEQDLTDLLALAGQGDTPEVFGYWGELGGVEAARRLGAVGAGGDLFVDGALGSHTACLHTPYEDAPHTGTAYLTAEQVADHVAACTEAGLQAGFHAIGDAALTAVLDGVRAAADRVGPARVKALRHRVEHAEALDDKAVAAFVELGLVASVQPAFDATWGGPEGMYAQRLGAERAAALNPFAALLRAGVPLAFGSDAPVTALDPWGTVRAAAFHRTPEHRISVRAAFTAHTRGGWRALGRDQDGVLVPGAVASYAVWSAGELVVQTPDSRVAGWSTDPRSGTPGLPDLTPGAPLPVCRRTVVRGRTVHRA; from the coding sequence ATGACCGAACGCACCTCCCGGACCGTGCTGCTGCGCGGCGGATCCGTCTACAGCCCCGCCGACCCCTTCGCCACCGCGATGCTCGTCGAGGGCGAGCACATCGCCTGGGTCGGCAGCGACGGTGCCGCCGAGGCCTACGCGGACGTCGCGGACGAGATCGTCGAGCTGGACGGTGCGCTGGTCACCCCCGCCTTCGTGGACGCCCACGTGCACGCCACCTCGGCCGGCCTGGCGCTCACCGGTCTGGACCTGACCGGCTGCCCATCGCTCGGCGAGGCCCTGGAGCGGATCGCCGGCTTCGCCCGGACCGCCGGCCCGGCGGGCGGCCCGGCCGGCGTGCTGATCGGCCACGGCTGGGACGAGACCGGCTGGGCCGAGGGCCGCCCGCCCACCCTGGCCGAGCTGGACGCGGCCGCCGGCGGCGCCGCGCTCTACCTCTCCCGCACCGACGTCCACTCGGGCCTCGCCTCGACGGCGCTGCGCGCGCTCACCCCCGGCCTGGACGCCCTGCCGGGGCACAGCGCCGACGGTCCGCTGACCCGGGACGCCCACCACGCGGTGCGCCGGGCCGCCCTCGCCCACCTGACCCCGGAGCAGCGCCGGGACGCCCAGCGGGCCACCCTGACCCGGGCCGCCGCGCTCGGCATCGGCTCGCTGCACGAGTGCGCCGGCCCCGACATCTCCTCCGAGCAGGACCTCACGGACCTGCTGGCGCTGGCCGGGCAGGGCGACACCCCCGAGGTCTTCGGCTACTGGGGCGAGCTGGGCGGCGTCGAGGCCGCCCGCCGGCTGGGCGCCGTCGGCGCCGGCGGCGACCTCTTCGTGGACGGCGCGCTCGGCTCGCACACCGCCTGCCTGCACACGCCGTACGAGGACGCGCCGCACACCGGCACCGCCTACCTGACCGCCGAGCAGGTGGCCGACCACGTCGCCGCCTGCACCGAGGCCGGCCTGCAGGCGGGCTTCCACGCGATCGGCGACGCCGCGCTGACCGCCGTCCTGGACGGTGTCCGGGCCGCCGCCGACCGGGTCGGCCCGGCCCGGGTGAAGGCCCTGCGCCACCGCGTCGAGCACGCCGAGGCACTGGACGACAAGGCCGTCGCCGCCTTCGTCGAACTCGGCCTGGTCGCCTCCGTCCAGCCCGCCTTCGACGCCACCTGGGGCGGGCCCGAGGGCATGTACGCCCAGCGGCTCGGCGCCGAGCGGGCGGCCGCGCTGAACCCCTTCGCCGCGCTGCTGCGCGCCGGCGTCCCGCTGGCCTTCGGCTCGGACGCCCCGGTCACCGCCCTGGACCCCTGGGGCACGGTGCGCGCGGCGGCCTTCCACCGCACGCCGGAGCACCGGATCTCGGTCCGGGCCGCTTTCACCGCCCACACCCGCGGCGGCTGGCGCGCGCTGGGCCGCGACCAGGACGGCGTGCTGGTGCCCGGCGCGGTCGCCAGCTACGCGGTCTGGTCCGCCGGCGAGCTGGTCGTGCAGACCCCCGACTCCCGGGTCGCGGGCTGGTCCACCGACCCCCGCTCCGGTACCCCCGGCCTGCCCGACCTCACCCCCGGCGCGCCGCTGCCGGTCTGCCGGCGCACCGTCGTCCGCGGCCGGACCGTCCACCGGGCCTGA
- a CDS encoding RNA polymerase-binding protein RbpA yields MSERALRGTRLGATSYETDRGIDLAPRQTVEYACQNGHRFEVPFSVEAEIPSAWECRFCGQEAVLLDGDEPEEKKTKPTRTHWDMLMERRTREELEEVLAERLAVLRSGGMNLAVHPRDTRKSA; encoded by the coding sequence ATGAGCGAGCGAGCTCTTCGCGGCACGCGACTCGGGGCCACTAGCTACGAGACCGACCGCGGTATCGATCTGGCTCCGCGCCAGACTGTCGAGTATGCATGTCAGAACGGACACCGATTCGAGGTTCCCTTCTCCGTGGAAGCGGAGATTCCCTCGGCCTGGGAATGCCGTTTCTGCGGCCAGGAAGCAGTACTTCTCGACGGCGACGAGCCGGAGGAGAAGAAGACCAAGCCCACGCGTACCCATTGGGACATGTTGATGGAGCGCCGGACGCGCGAGGAGTTGGAGGAGGTGCTGGCCGAGCGGCTGGCCGTGCTCCGCTCCGGTGGGATGAATCTCGCGGTGCACCCGCGCGACACCCGCAAGAGCGCCTGA